The region GATTTCTGTTGATAATACTATTCATTTTTTATCAAAATACAGGCAGGAACTACTTGTTTCAAACTGGAATATTAGTTATTCAGTTATTGCAGCCTTAAAAGAAACCGGAGTAAGCATGATATATACTTCAACAGTATTATTTTTCGGTTTTGGTATTTTTACTTTGTCGAGTTTTGGTGGTACGGCATCTTTAGGAATGTTGGTTTCAATAACATTATTGCTTGCTATGCTTTCAAATCTTGTTTTATTACCTTCGCTATTATTATCCCTTGAAAAAGCAATGACAACCAAAGCATTTAAAGAACCTTTATTACAGATATTCGAAGAAGAAGAAGATATTGATATTAATGAATTAAGATTGGCTGGGAAATAAAAAACTCTTTGAAATGAGTGCAACTACAAGAACTTATTACAACAATTATAAAAAGTTCAAAAATGTTAATATTAAATAAAAATTTATTTAAACCACTTCTTATTTGTATGCTTATAGTATATCTTATTTTTGTAACAGGATGTAAAAAAGATAACAATGGTATGGCATATTACGAAGATTTCTTTGAAATGAATTTTACTGATAATGATGATGGCAGAAGCTGGGCTATTTTACACACTTTGGATGGCAAAAGTATTATTGATGCAAAACGTATTACAGGTAATACTTCTGTGGATTTTGGGAAAATTAATAACGGAAGAGTTACAGTAACGTATATTAATGTATATGGGGATAATTATGGTAGCTTTATTTTGATACAAAGCCTATATAATGTACCTGCCGGAGAATGGAATATAAAAGGATCTAATCTTAATCTTGAGTCTTTAGGAAAACTTGACTTGACAATAAAATTTCCTGAAAATGAGTATGATGAATATATGATATGTTTACCTAATTTATGTGCATCAGGAAATTTTTCAGAATCCAATTCAGAAAAACACTTTTATACCAGTGTTTACTGGCTTGATGATAATCAGAAACTCACATGTTTTGCTTCGGTTTATAAAGAAAATTCCGATAAAGCTTTTTGTAACTGGTTAACAAACGAAACATTTACAGAAGGAGATACTAATTATTATTCTTTAGAATTGAATAAGCAAATGCAAACCAAATCTGTTATTTCTTCACGTTCATTAAACAACATAGATCTCGATGCATACGTAGGATCAAAATCATTCATGCAATACAATTCTTATTATTATGACGAAGAACAAACAGATCATTTCCTGTGTTATTCTTTTGGTTCACCTGTTGAAAAACTCCAATTAAGAGGAGGTTGTTATAATAATAATGAATATTATAGTATGACATATATTGATAATGATATACCTTCTATTTTCAATATTTCTGAGGCTTCTGTAGATGCTGATTATAACAATGAAGAAAAGAAATTTGAAAACATTTCTGTTACAGGAACAGCAGATGAAATATTTTCAACATGGCATTATTATAGTAGTTCTCAAATTGCACATTGGTTTATATCTGCTAATGCAGATGCAGATAGTATTACTATGCCCACACTTCCCGATTCTATCCTTTCAGATATTGGTTTAGACATTTCTGTACTTAATTCTCCAACTATTGGAATTACAAATTATGATTCAGCAAAAAATCTTGACGATTTAATTAAAATGTTTTTCAAAACAGATGCTAATTTATACGATCTTTATAAAACATTATATTATTATGAAAAATCTATTGATCAAACAAAAAAAATGGGCAATATTGATGAGTATAGACCTTATGAATTAAGATATAAAAATTATTAAACCTTTTTTTAACAAATTAAATAAAGCATCGTAGGTGTGGTCTGTTTATAGAAAATAATATAACCAATAAATTCAAGCTCCGTAGGAGTGCGCTGTAATTATGATAAATATATAATTGAAAAAAAAATATAAAAAACATGATTGGATTGATTGACAGGTCGCTCCAACGGAGCTTTTAATACTATAAAAAAACTATTACTATAAACAGAACGCTCCTCTGGAGCTATAAAAACTTTGTTTTTGATGCTGTAAACCTTAGTAACATTTGAATATTTAACACCAACCTTGCCAGTCTTTGAAAGACTGACAGAGTTTAATAAAAGAAGCACCTATAAATGCTTAACGCCCCATATTTCCACCATTCTTAATAAAGATTTTTCATTCATTAAGAAAATTTGAATATTATTTTTTAACTTGTAAAGTTTTTCATACGAACATAAATAAAATCATGAATTATGTTTAGAAAATTTATAAAGAAGGCAATAATAATTATACTTATTATTAACAGCAATTTTGCATTTTCTCAAAATGGTAATCCTTATATCACTAATTTTGATATTATTGATGATTTTGATAATCAAAACTGGGCTGTTTCTCAGGATGAAAATGGCATAATGCTGTTTGCAAACAGAATGGGAATATTAACATTCGATTCAAAGGAATGGGAACTTGTTCAAACTTCTGATTTTCCTTATTCTATAAAAAAAGACATATATAGCAATAAAATATTTATTGGCTGTGATGAAGGATTTGGTTTTTTAATAAAAAATGATACCGGTAACTATGTTTATAATTCCTTATCAGATGAATATTCTGAAATAGGAGAAATTACTAATATTGAGTTTTCAGATTCAAATATTTATTTCTATGGAAACCAATCATTAACAAGGGTTAACCCTCATAATTTAAAAGAACAAAAACAATGGCTAAGTAATGATTATGGTGAGTTTTCAGGAATACTAAATCTTAAAAATAAAATATTTATTAATATTCAAAATAAAGGTTTGTTTGTATTAACTGATGATACATTACAATTAATTTCTGATGATATACAATTGTTAAATTCCGAAATCTTATTTAATTTATTTTTTGATGAAAACCATGTATTGTTCGGGACTGATGAAAATAATCTAATATTATTTGATGGCAGTAATTTTACTGATTTTATAATTAAAGATAAAAAATATCTTGAAGAATGTGTTTTATCTTCAGGGATTAATTTGACTGAAGATAAATTCGCCTTATCTACATTGATAGGGGGATGTATAATTATTGATAAAAAAACAAAAGAAACTGTTTTTACAATAAATTATCAAAGCGGGCTTCCCGGCGATGAAATATTTTCAATGGGAACAGATAAAAACAACGGTTTGTGGCTTGCTCATGATTATGGATTAAGCAGGGTTAATTATAATTTTCCTGTTCGAAATTTTAACTCATATCCCGGATTAGAAGGAAATCTTATTGCAGTTGTAGATTTTGATAATACTATTTATGTTGCTACAAGTATCGGGGTTTTTTATCTGACCGAAGAAGAAAAAAAAGAAGAAATAGAAGTACTTGTTAAAGTCCCGACAATTAGAAAAGTAGAAAAAACAGAACCTAAACCTGAGATTGTCAAAAAAGAAGAAAAAAAAGAATTATCAAAAAAAGAATTAAGATTATTGAAAAAAAAGGAAAGACAAGAAAATCGAAAGAAAAAGATTAATGAAATACTAAATATTAAACCGGAAGATGAAAAAGATGATAAAGAAATAAGAAAGAAAAAATACACTTATGTCAGGAAAAAAATATATGCTCTCCTTGAAAAAAAGCCAATATTTAAAAAAATCGAGGGAATTGATGAAAAATGTAAACAATTGATAGTTTATGAAAACCGGATTTTAGTCTCAACAAATACAGGCTTGTATGAAATCAAAGACCAAAAGGTAAATAATATCAAAAAGGATATTTATATAACAAATATCTATAAATCAGACATTAACAACAGGTTTTATATTGGAACAGATAATGGACTTTATACTGCAACAATAAAAAAAGACAAATGGGAAATAAATTATTTTGAAAATTTTTATAAAACTATATATTCCATTGTTCAGGAAAATGAACAGAATTTATGGCTTGGTTCCGATAATCATGCATATAAAATAGAATTAAACACTAAAGGAGAACCAGTTAATTATTTTCCTTATTCGTTCAAGTCAAATTTTACCGAAAGGGTCATTGTACGAAATATTAATAATAAGGCTTATTTCTTTTTGTCTTCGGGAATTTATTATTTTAATCCGGAAAATGATACAATAATATTTGATGACTCACTCGTAGCAAAGATAGGTGCTAAAGCAAAATATATATATTCACAGGAAGGAATAACATGGTTATATATTAATAACGAATGGGTTGGATATAGAAAAATTCCAGAACTTAATTCTTTAATGAATATATATCTTAATCTTTATAATGATATTCAATATATTTATGTTGATACTGGTAAAAACATGTGGATAATTGATAAAAGTAATTCACTAAACAAAGTATTATCCTTTGATGAAAATATTGACCTTCAGAAATTTGAAATTATTTTCAAAAAAATAAGCAATAATGAAGGAACATTATTCTCAAAAACAAACCTTGCTTTGGATTATGAAAACAGCTCATTGGAATTTCATATTGTTGCTCCATATTATGTAAGATACAGTTCAACACAATATCAATATTGCATTAACGGATTAATGAATGATTGGTCAAAATGGAGCTACGATTCAAAAATTTCATTTCCTTTTATTCCTTCGGGTGAATATGTAATTAAAGTAAGAGCAAAAAATATTTTAGGGAAAGTGAGTAAACCAATAAGCCTTAAATTTAAAATCCATCCTCCATTTTATGAAACATGGTGGTTCTATTTATCGGTATTTGCTGTTGCTTTGGTTTTAATTTATTTATGGATAAGATTACGTGAAAGAAAATTGCAAAAAGACAAACGTATATTAGAACATAAAGTTAAACTCAGAACCGCTGAAATTTTAAAACAGCGTGATACTATTCTTGAACAAAAACAAGAAATTACTGACAGTATATACTATGCCAGAAGAATACAAAATGCAGTTCTACCAAAAGAAGATGTATTAAAAAAAACATTACCTGAACATTTTATTTTGTTTAAACCAAGAGATATTGTAAGTGGTGATTATTACTGGATGACAAAAAAGAATGAAAAAACAATTATTGTTGCAGCAGATTGTACCGGACATGGAGTGCCGGGAGCATTTATGAGTATGCTCGGTGTTTCTTTCCTGAACGAAATAGTAAATAAAACAGATGTTGTAAAAGCAGACCTGATATTGAATGAGTTGCGCGAATATGTGAAAACAACATTGTCGCAAACAGGTGAAGCAAACGAAGCTAAAGATGGTATGG is a window of Bacteroidales bacterium DNA encoding:
- a CDS encoding SpoIIE family protein phosphatase; this translates as MFRKFIKKAIIIILIINSNFAFSQNGNPYITNFDIIDDFDNQNWAVSQDENGIMLFANRMGILTFDSKEWELVQTSDFPYSIKKDIYSNKIFIGCDEGFGFLIKNDTGNYVYNSLSDEYSEIGEITNIEFSDSNIYFYGNQSLTRVNPHNLKEQKQWLSNDYGEFSGILNLKNKIFINIQNKGLFVLTDDTLQLISDDIQLLNSEILFNLFFDENHVLFGTDENNLILFDGSNFTDFIIKDKKYLEECVLSSGINLTEDKFALSTLIGGCIIIDKKTKETVFTINYQSGLPGDEIFSMGTDKNNGLWLAHDYGLSRVNYNFPVRNFNSYPGLEGNLIAVVDFDNTIYVATSIGVFYLTEEEKKEEIEVLVKVPTIRKVEKTEPKPEIVKKEEKKELSKKELRLLKKKERQENRKKKINEILNIKPEDEKDDKEIRKKKYTYVRKKIYALLEKKPIFKKIEGIDEKCKQLIVYENRILVSTNTGLYEIKDQKVNNIKKDIYITNIYKSDINNRFYIGTDNGLYTATIKKDKWEINYFENFYKTIYSIVQENEQNLWLGSDNHAYKIELNTKGEPVNYFPYSFKSNFTERVIVRNINNKAYFFLSSGIYYFNPENDTIIFDDSLVAKIGAKAKYIYSQEGITWLYINNEWVGYRKIPELNSLMNIYLNLYNDIQYIYVDTGKNMWIIDKSNSLNKVLSFDENIDLQKFEIIFKKISNNEGTLFSKTNLALDYENSSLEFHIVAPYYVRYSSTQYQYCINGLMNDWSKWSYDSKISFPFIPSGEYVIKVRAKNILGKVSKPISLKFKIHPPFYETWWFYLSVFAVALVLIYLWIRLRERKLQKDKRILEHKVKLRTAEILKQRDTILEQKQEITDSIYYARRIQNAVLPKEDVLKKTLPEHFILFKPRDIVSGDYYWMTKKNEKTIIVAADCTGHGVPGAFMSMLGVSFLNEIVNKTDVVKADLILNELREYVKTTLSQTGEANEAKDGMDLALCIIDKKQKKLQYAGAYNPLYLFRKKELTVIKADKMPISIYIKEKDSFTNHEIKYEDGDIIYMFSDGYVDQFGGETIECRQEGGRKFKSKTFKKLLTDIQEKTMPEQLKILDNTLEKWKGELQQIDDILVIGIKL